GACGCGAGAGCCGCTCGTCCGAGAGGAGGACGGCCGCGAACACCGGCGTCAGGATCGGGTTGAGGCTGAAGACGATCGAGCCGACGGCGCTGGTCGCGTACTGCTGGCCGACGAACAGGAGGGCGTTAGCCAGTCCGATCACGAGGCCGCCGGTCGCGAGGATCGCGACGACGTCGCCCCGCGTTTCGGGCAGGAGGTCGTCGCCCGACGCGGTGAGCGCGACGTACCCCAGCATGACCAGCGCGGCGACGTCGAATCGAATCGCGACGAACAGCAGCGGCGGGAAGTACTCGAGGCCGGCCTTCGCCGCGACGAACGTTCCCCCGAAGAACACGCTCGAGCAGAGGAAGAACGCGAGCGTTCGACGGTCGATCACTGGTCGATCACCACCGCACCCGTGCGATCGTACAGAGAAGGTGCCGACGGATCGTCAGTCGGCAGAAATTCTTCGAGGATCATCATACACCTACGTAGGCGTCCGGGGCATATAGTTTCCTTCAGAAAAGATTTCACGGCAAGAAAAATCTCGGCCGGCGAGAGCGGACCGACGACGGGGGAAAGCCGTGCACCCTCGATGCACTCGAACACGATATGAAATCATTTCACGGTGCGAAACGGCTTTCCCGAAGGGGGTCGAACGACGCGTATGGAATCGGCACTCGAGGAGATCGAGTTCCTCGCGCTCTCGGCCAACCGCGTCGAGGTGCTCGAGTCCCTCGCCGAGGACGGCCACACCCGCAACGAACTGGCCGCGGCGACGGGGGCCTCGCAGGCGACGCTAGGGCGCATCCTCGGCGACTTCCGGGAGCGGTCGTGGATCCGCCGGGAGGGCAGCGAGTACGTCGCGACGGCGACGGGACGTCTCGTCGCGTCGGGCATCACCGACCTCCAGCGGATCATCGAGACCGAACGGCGACTCCGCGAGGTCGTCGACTACCTGCCGAGCGAAGAACTGACCTTCGACCTCCGGCGGCTGGCCGACGCGACGATCACCACGCCCAGCCAGACCCGTCCGAACGCGCCGCTGTCGCGGCTGCTCGAGTTGCTCGAGGACGCCGACGACGTTCGGACGGTCTCCCACGCCTTCAACGAACAGACGCTGTCGGTCGTCCAGGACCGGGCGGAAACGGGCGAGCAGACGTTCCGCGGCGTCTTCTCCCGAAGCGCGATCGAGGCGCTCGTCGACGACGCGACGCTCCGTGACCGACTCGAGGCGCTGCTGGCGACCGACGGGACGGCGATCCGGGTCCGCGACGGGTCGGTTCCGCTCGCGGTGATGCTCCTCGACGACGTCGTCTACCTGCTCTTGCGCGACGACCAGGGCGTCCTGCGGGCGTCGATCGACACCGACGACGAGGCGGTCCGGTCGTGGGCCGAGGAGACCATCGCGGAGTACTGGACGAACGCCGACTCGCTGTCGGACGCCGGATTCTCGCTCGAGTGACGCCGGCGATACGCTTACGGGGCCGCCCGTGGCAGCGTCGTCCATGAGCGCGGAGTGGCCTCGAGAGATCGGCG
This portion of the Haloterrigena gelatinilytica genome encodes:
- a CDS encoding helix-turn-helix transcriptional regulator, coding for MESALEEIEFLALSANRVEVLESLAEDGHTRNELAAATGASQATLGRILGDFRERSWIRREGSEYVATATGRLVASGITDLQRIIETERRLREVVDYLPSEELTFDLRRLADATITTPSQTRPNAPLSRLLELLEDADDVRTVSHAFNEQTLSVVQDRAETGEQTFRGVFSRSAIEALVDDATLRDRLEALLATDGTAIRVRDGSVPLAVMLLDDVVYLLLRDDQGVLRASIDTDDEAVRSWAEETIAEYWTNADSLSDAGFSLE